In Haloimpatiens massiliensis, the following are encoded in one genomic region:
- the yhbY gene encoding ribosome assembly RNA-binding protein YhbY has translation MITSKQRSYLRSLANTIVPIFQVGKGGINEAFLKQIEDALEARELIKISVLNNSEFTAREASDIICKEIQCEGVQCIGNKFVLYRKSEKKPKIELP, from the coding sequence ATGATAACAAGTAAGCAAAGAAGTTACTTAAGAAGTTTGGCCAATACAATTGTTCCAATATTTCAAGTAGGCAAAGGTGGAATAAATGAGGCATTTTTGAAGCAAATAGAGGATGCGCTAGAGGCTAGAGAGCTTATAAAGATAAGTGTATTAAATAATAGTGAATTTACTGCAAGAGAAGCTTCTGATATAATATGCAAGGAGATTCAGTGTGAAGGAGTTCAATGCATAGGAAATAAGTTTGTTTTATATAGAAAGTCTGAAAAGAAACCTAAGATAGAATTACCATAA